The proteins below come from a single Bombus fervidus isolate BK054 chromosome 15, iyBomFerv1, whole genome shotgun sequence genomic window:
- the LOC139994784 gene encoding uncharacterized protein, with amino-acid sequence MADNQNEVLQEYANDTECDNGEECVNDEECSLDEVDSNDKECSVDEVDSNDREYSVDEVDPNDEECSDEEFSNVEENENGEQRGRRSKRAIIDPPLRTRMYYDHNGKLRKPFRIP; translated from the coding sequence ATGGCGGATAACCAGAACGAAGTGCTACAAGAATATGCTAACGATACGGAATGTGACAATGGCGAAGAATGTGTTAACGACGAAGAATGCTCTCTTGACGAAGTGGATTCTAACGACAAGGAATGTTCTGTCGACGAAGTGGATTCTAACGACAGGGAATATTCTGTTGACGAAGTGGATCCTAACGACGAAGAATGTTCCGATGAAGAATTTTCTAATGTTGAAGAAAACGAGAACGGAGAGCAGCGGGGACGCCGGAGCAAAAGGGCCATAATCGACCCACCGCTAAGAACACGAATGTACTATGATCATAATGGAAAACTTAGGAAGCCCTTTCGTATACCATAG